Within Deinococcus radiopugnans ATCC 19172, the genomic segment TGACGGCGCGATGCCGCTGGCCGAGCTGTGGGACGGCTGGTGGGCGGGCCGGGCGGGCGCGCAGGACGGCGACCTGACCCGCATGGGCTGGGCCCTGGGACATTACGTGGCCCGCAAGGACACCACCGCAGCAGAACTCGACGCTGAGCTGGAAGCGGACGACCTGGATGATCTGGACGACGATGAGGACGCGGAGGAGATTCAGGCCACACTGGAGTTCAACGAGGCCAGACAGCACCTCCTGCGCCAGACCCTTCACCGCACGCTGGGGCCGCTGGCGGCGCTGTGGCTGGAACACGCCGATCTGCTGCGGGCCGTCCACGCCTACCTGCTGGACAGGTTCCGGGGCGGGCTGGACACCACGCTGGCCCTGGACGCCTGGGAGACGGCCCTGGCCTACCTGCCGCAGGACACGCAGGTGCTCAAACATCCTGAGTCCACCTGGCGCTCCGAGGATCCCCGCAGCTTACTTTCCCCGCTCCGGGGTAATCTCCCGATCTACCGCCAGCCAGATGACGTCCTCCAGCGGTTCTGGCGCGTCAGTCTGTATCAGAATGCCGCCTTCCCGAACCTGCCGCGCTGGCGGCCTGACACTGGTCTGCTGCTGCTGGCTTTTGAGCGTGGGTGGGCAGGCCAAACAGACCTGCTGGATCAGTTGATTGGCCCCCGCACGGAACGGGAAGGTTACTTCTCCGGCAACGATTTTGGTGACCTGAACGAGTACACCCGCCGCAAGTTGCGCGACCATCTGCCGACCCATCCCGACTGGCTGGCGGCGGTGGACACGGTCCGCGCCCGCGTGCTGGAGGTGGAGGTCACGCGCGGCGATCTGGAAACCCCGGCCACGCAGCCTGCCCTGGCCCTGCAAAGCGCGTCGGGCGCGGCGCTCGCCCTGCGTCTGCTGGCCGGGCTGGGCAGGAATCCGCTCAAGCGTGGCTACCAGGGCCGCAACGAGAGCCGCGACGTGACCTTCAGCCACCTGATCCGGGTGTCGTTTCCCGCGCCGGGGGACACGCCCGCCACGTTCGCCGCGCTGGTGAAAGACTTCAAGCTGACGGACGCCCGGTTGCTGGACCTGGCGATGTTCGCGCCGCAGTGGGCCGATCTGGTGGCCGCCACGCTGGGCTGGAAGGGGCTGCGCAGCGGCGTGTACTGGCTGCACGCGCATACCAAGGAGAGCAACTGGAGCGTGCCGCAGGACATCCGCGACGCCTGGGAGGCCGAGATCGCCGAGCGCACCCCGCTGAGTGCGGGTGACCTGACCGAGGGCGCGGTGGACGTGGCCTGGTTCAGGGGGATGAACAAAGCCCTGGGCAAGGAACGTTTTGCCGCCCTGCTGGACGCGGCCAAGTACGCCAGCAGCAGCGGCGGCCACAAGCGCGCCGAACTGTTCGCACGGGCCATCCTGGGAGAGCTGGCAGAAGACGAGCTGCGGGCCCGCATCCACGACAAGCGCAACCAGGACGCGGTGCGGGCGCTGGGGCTGCTGCCTCTGAGCCGGGCCAGGGCGAAAGCAGCCAAAGAACTGGAGGACCGCTACCGCGTCCTGAGCGACTTTCGCCGGGGGGCCACCCAGTTCGGGGCGCAGCGGCAGGCCAGCGAGCGCCTGGCCGCCGACATCGGCATGCAGAACCTGGCCCGCAGCGCCGGCTACAGCGATCCCCAGCGCCTGACCTGGGCGATGGAGGCCAGGATGGCCCCCGACTGGCAGGCGACGGTGACGGCGGACGGCGTAACGCTGGGGATCGAGATGACCCCCCAGGGCGAGGCCAGCCTGACCCTGCGGCGCGGCGAGAAACCGCTCAAGACGCTGCCGCCCGCCCTCAAGAAAAAGCCCGAGGTGGTGGCCCTGCGTGCGGCCGTGACGGAACTCAAGGCCACCCGTGGACGGATGCGCGCCGCGCTGGAAGAGGCGATGGTGCGCGGCGACTTCTTCACGCCGCAGGAACTGACTGATCTGGGCCGTCATCCGGTGATCGCGCCGATGCTGGACAGCCTGCTGTGGGTGCTGGACGAGTCCACGCTGGGCTGGCGGCAGGGCGGCCAGCTCCAGACGCCGTCCGGCCCGCAGGACATCGGCGAGCAGTCGCTGCGGCTGGCGCACCCACACGACCTGTACCAGAGCGGTCAGTGGCCCGCCTTTCAGCAGCAGATCATGGAAGGCGGCCTGACGCAGCCGTTCAAGCAGGCCTTCCGCGAGTATTACCCGCTGACCGCCGCCGAGGGCCACGGCGCCCTTCGCAGCGGGCGTTACGCGGGCCACCACGTCCAGCCGGGCAAGGCCGCCGCGCTGTTCAAGGCGCGCGGCTGGGTCACGGTGCCTGAGGAGGGCGTCCGCAAGACCTTCCACCACGAGGGCCTGAACGTCTGGGTGGACACGGCGGTGGGCTACGGCACCCCCAACGAGGTGGAAGGCGCCGCCCTGAACGCCGTCTATTTCGTGCGTCAGGACGAGACCGACGAGCTGGGCCGGGCGCGGCTGGTTCCGTTGACCGAGGTGCCGCCCCGCGTTCTGAGCGAGACCCTTCGTGACCTGGATCTGGTGGTGGGCGTGGCCCACGTCGGCGGCGTCGACCCCGAGGCCAGCCTGAGTACCGTGGAGATGCGGACGGACCTGCTGCGCGAAACCCTGCGCCTGCTGGGGCTGGGCAACGTGCGGCTGGAACACAGCCACGCTCTCATTGCCGGGCAGTATGCCAACTACACCGTCCATCTGGGCAGCGGCACGGTTCACCGCATGCCCGGCGGCTTCCTGTGCGTGATCCCGGTTCACAACCAGCACGCGGGCCGCCTGTTCCTGCCGTTCGCCGATCCAGACCCCAAAACGGCGGAGGTGATCAGCAAGGTGCTGCTGCTGGCCGACGACAAGAAGATTCAGGACCCGACGATCCTGGAGCAATTGCGCTGAGCCCGGGCGCGGAGTGGACACAGTGAACGCCAGGGCCGGAGAAGGTTGGATTTCTCCGGCCCTGTTTTTTGCTGAAGGTGGCCTCAGCTGCACACGCTGCGAACGCTGCTGGGGTCCGTCCTCGGGGGACAGGCCCGCTGGGCTGCCGCGTGGGCGGGCGCCAGCGATGTTGAGGCGCAGGCCCGGCGGCGCGTGGTGGGTCCGTCCGGCCGCGCCCTGCAATCCTGGCAGGTTCAGGCTGCGGAGTGGCTGTTCTTGCTCCAGCACATTCAGGGCCGCCCGGTGGGCCGCTGGGGCACCGGTATTGCGCGCCGGCCCAGCACCCGGGCACTCGGCGCGTCGTGCAGGTCCAGTGAGCCCAGGTGAGACTGTCCGGCAGCCGTCTCCATGAGGGCGGTCCGGCCAGCGTCGCTGGTCCCCTACCCCGTCAACCTCAGCAGTTCCAGCGCCGTGCACCCTTCAGGGCGCCAGCTTCTCCCAGGAAGTTCACGCTGAGGTACAGGCCCTTCAGGCCAGCGGCGCGGTCAGCTGGGGCAGGCAGGCTGGGGTCAGGGCGTTGATGAACCGGACCTCCAGCAGCGTGCCTGCTTCCCCGGCCAGGCTGCCCGCTCCCTCCTGCCCCCGCGGGTTGCGATTGAGCCACAGCACCTGGACCCCGCCTACACCGATCAGGTTGCAGCCCCGGTAGCCGGTGCGCCAGGCCCGCTGACAGATCAGGCCGCGACATGCCGGGCCTCCTCGTCACCGATGCAGGCGTGCCCACCCGCAGGCTCTGTACCACGCGGCTGCCCCCAATATGACCGCCTGGAAACCCACTCTACCCGTGCCCGGCGACGCCAGATCCGTGATCTGCACCTCTCATCACGCGCGCTCCCGCACGTCTCTGGAGCCCGCTGTCCTGCGGCCCCTGCCGGAGGCCTGGCCTGTGCCGAAGGCGCGCTGCATTTTCAGCCGGGTCGCCTCAGCCCTCTCCTTGAAGTTGATCAGGCCCGCCTCTATGTTCTCGACGGTCAACGCCGGCTGCGCTCTTGCAGGCAGGCTCTGGGCCGGAGCAGGAATCACCCGGTAAAACGCCGCTTCCCGGCACCGCTCCTCGTATCGGGCGTCCACCTGGCCCGGCAGCTCATCCGGCTGCAACTGCCGCACCAGCAGGTATTCCAGCAACGTGGGCTCCCCACGGTCCATGACGGGCAGCAGCGTCCGGGCATAGAAATGACTGTAGGCCCGCCAGGCCGCCGCCAGAGGCCCACTGGGCCAGTGGGCGAGCTCCGGATGGTGGGCGCGCAGTTTCTGGAGGTCTGCCCTCGCCAGAACGCTGCGCCCGTAACGTCCTGGATCCAGGACCAGGGCAGGACGCACCAGGTCATACAGTCCCCGGGCAAAGCAGACGACCCGTCCCTGCGCTTCCCAGACTCGCAGCAGG encodes:
- a CDS encoding DUF4132 domain-containing protein; translated protein: MDVQDYLRTFEQPWKAPLEERLHAASPELAALVRPLLKEPRDYREREGREAGLADFLHGSSEADQRDLSALLFPQAAAPAQRTIHALLTRHPYPEGYARRAFRAPGERVQAVRAASWLMAAWQATRDYPQNVEWFAVHAGLLNAWSSHSLGLLIGQAVSDGDAAVFQILRDTASTGHPVARMGRHVPLALLSSTDPEAWALAEGLLLAAQRQEGLRQVILETVDEAGPEPFTRLLRLILKEDLLRFAAVLRAACVWFGLNYDVSDLKVVRGLLTRALAYLEDGAAARNAVQGSSGVEAYLALYVLAMRDAAEAAELARPLLEDADAERRMAAAQFLLAAGRLGQAEQAALIRDPDPRLAALAGGMVNRWSPPDEAPALTFEDYLAYAQRLPDAARSGESAHQPLLFPWLGHLPPRAEAMDTLSAVLGDAHISHLAPHLNAMSGDGKAYVLKKIEQRHKAQIQPIDVPTRELLLTLLQDRNSGVSQATVEVMAHLTPNPEEVGVIQSLLRRKSADLRRGLIRLLARDAALAEASALELLRTSNTDQRQAGLQLLQEVGAAPPADFAPKNVSEQTLYARLTEPEEQLTLEDGLGLFDPAERTTSGPLEVRARDYPKDVARGAELLRSLDALIAANRELPLLGVGYDGEQTTLLGNVSGWMLRPNSDGAMPLAELWDGWWAGRAGAQDGDLTRMGWALGHYVARKDTTAAELDAELEADDLDDLDDDEDAEEIQATLEFNEARQHLLRQTLHRTLGPLAALWLEHADLLRAVHAYLLDRFRGGLDTTLALDAWETALAYLPQDTQVLKHPESTWRSEDPRSLLSPLRGNLPIYRQPDDVLQRFWRVSLYQNAAFPNLPRWRPDTGLLLLAFERGWAGQTDLLDQLIGPRTEREGYFSGNDFGDLNEYTRRKLRDHLPTHPDWLAAVDTVRARVLEVEVTRGDLETPATQPALALQSASGAALALRLLAGLGRNPLKRGYQGRNESRDVTFSHLIRVSFPAPGDTPATFAALVKDFKLTDARLLDLAMFAPQWADLVAATLGWKGLRSGVYWLHAHTKESNWSVPQDIRDAWEAEIAERTPLSAGDLTEGAVDVAWFRGMNKALGKERFAALLDAAKYASSSGGHKRAELFARAILGELAEDELRARIHDKRNQDAVRALGLLPLSRARAKAAKELEDRYRVLSDFRRGATQFGAQRQASERLAADIGMQNLARSAGYSDPQRLTWAMEARMAPDWQATVTADGVTLGIEMTPQGEASLTLRRGEKPLKTLPPALKKKPEVVALRAAVTELKATRGRMRAALEEAMVRGDFFTPQELTDLGRHPVIAPMLDSLLWVLDESTLGWRQGGQLQTPSGPQDIGEQSLRLAHPHDLYQSGQWPAFQQQIMEGGLTQPFKQAFREYYPLTAAEGHGALRSGRYAGHHVQPGKAAALFKARGWVTVPEEGVRKTFHHEGLNVWVDTAVGYGTPNEVEGAALNAVYFVRQDETDELGRARLVPLTEVPPRVLSETLRDLDLVVGVAHVGGVDPEASLSTVEMRTDLLRETLRLLGLGNVRLEHSHALIAGQYANYTVHLGSGTVHRMPGGFLCVIPVHNQHAGRLFLPFADPDPKTAEVISKVLLLADDKKIQDPTILEQLR